Proteins from a genomic interval of Candidatus Hydrothermales bacterium:
- a CDS encoding radical SAM protein has translation MKCKICNKDFDYLTRILRICKSCLIENFENIKEELISIHRLTREKFELTFPTGEGEIKCKFCARECPLSENERGFCGLREYRNKKFINYSNDNYGFFQFYYDPLPTNCVADWICKGHTAYGKYNLAVFYETCSLNCLYCQNYHFRYRKPWKEKAHSYVELLRALNPVVFCVCFFGGDPTTQAIHSIKFSEEAIKMGKVICYESNGMWNKNLLLKILEIVKESGGILKFDIKAYSKEVYFALTGYDGKKVFENLELAVNYLGDLSSKHLCASTLMVPGYIDEYEISGICEFISKLNPSIPYALLAFAPHFEMSDARRNYKSEAYRFYEIVKSKGLKNVRIGNFFLLLEK, from the coding sequence ATGAAGTGTAAAATTTGTAACAAAGACTTCGATTACCTTACAAGAATTTTAAGGATTTGCAAAAGTTGTCTTATTGAGAATTTTGAAAACATAAAGGAAGAGCTTATTTCTATTCATAGGTTAACAAGGGAAAAATTTGAACTAACTTTTCCAACTGGTGAAGGTGAAATTAAGTGTAAGTTTTGTGCAAGAGAATGTCCACTTTCAGAAAATGAAAGGGGATTCTGTGGGCTTAGAGAATATAGAAATAAAAAATTTATAAACTACTCTAATGATAATTACGGTTTTTTCCAGTTTTACTACGATCCACTTCCAACAAACTGTGTAGCAGATTGGATTTGTAAAGGGCACACTGCCTATGGAAAGTATAATCTTGCAGTCTTTTACGAGACTTGTTCTTTAAATTGCCTTTACTGTCAAAATTATCACTTTAGATATAGAAAACCGTGGAAAGAAAAGGCTCACTCATATGTGGAGTTATTAAGGGCACTCAATCCTGTTGTCTTTTGCGTTTGTTTTTTTGGTGGTGACCCTACAACACAGGCTATCCACTCTATAAAATTCTCTGAGGAAGCGATCAAAATGGGCAAAGTTATATGTTATGAGTCAAACGGAATGTGGAACAAAAATTTACTTTTAAAAATTTTAGAAATTGTAAAGGAAAGTGGAGGAATTTTAAAGTTTGACATAAAGGCCTATTCAAAAGAAGTATATTTTGCACTGACAGGATATGATGGTAAAAAAGTTTTTGAAAATTTAGAGCTAGCTGTAAATTATCTTGGTGACCTATCATCAAAACACTTATGTGCTTCGACCCTTATGGTTCCAGGTTATATAGATGAGTATGAAATTTCAGGTATCTGCGAATTTATATCAAAGTTAAATCCGTCAATACCCTACGCTCTACTTGCTTTTGCACCCCATTTTGAAATGAGTGATGCAAGGCGAAACTATAAGAGTGAAGCTTATAGGTTCTATGAAATAGTAAAGAGTAAAGGACTAAAAAACGTAAGAATAGGAAACTTTTTCCTACTTTTAGAAAAATAA
- a CDS encoding TonB-dependent receptor, with the protein MSKLYLIFIISQTYSSGEKLYIISPIEVSAKYPESFITSKGTSYMIDSTLLSTFKFDPYLLNLSYSPSLFINTYGLPGYLQTAFFRGFSSTRTGVYLEGFKLNSRTSGSFNLSLLSGLPFSKVEILSSSCSSLYGENALGGVMNFKLERKKGLGIKGGAGNLRTTFFSGIANLDYSHFYYTTYTSIPPIPYLRNKDSHLSRFANLFEHKNFKSILFYSRNNIGNPTNDTTRENDEVVLTGINFRNQYLNLGYQYKKDNIELIFSNLKSKQWNVSNRFTGDVFLGTTNLKLRAGFEYEREYLKGNGFENTNPKDERFYPYFALELVLNQIIPYFEGGKEIGGAHEREGPFVYRGGLLIFSEEGSIYFNYSRGFRAPTLLDLYYPFYGSTKGNPDLKPEISEEIEGGLKALSNNLLFILSYFRRKLEKGIIWAPDENFIFTPQNVEKVKVQGLESLLSYKLQNFLVSINFMLFRERKKIEKDKAENLMFVPTYTLTLLTGYSLKDLTINYRVRFLGPHTSLTPLLTREEIKSIYLNDLSFYYELNKNLSISLIVTNVDNKCYVIQIGYPPERRRVHAFVESNF; encoded by the coding sequence ATGTCAAAACTATATCTCATTTTTATAATTAGCCAAACTTACAGCTCTGGGGAAAAGTTATACATAATTTCCCCCATAGAGGTTTCCGCAAAGTATCCGGAAAGCTTCATAACTTCAAAAGGTACCTCCTACATGATCGACTCTACACTACTTTCTACCTTTAAGTTTGATCCATACCTTTTAAACCTATCTTATAGCCCCTCTCTTTTTATAAATACCTATGGTCTTCCAGGCTACTTACAGACAGCCTTTTTTAGAGGGTTTTCATCTACAAGAACCGGTGTTTATCTAGAAGGCTTTAAACTAAACTCAAGAACATCTGGAAGTTTTAACCTATCTTTACTTTCAGGTCTACCCTTCTCTAAAGTTGAAATTCTTTCCTCATCTTGCTCCTCTTTATACGGAGAAAACGCCTTAGGTGGTGTTATGAATTTCAAATTAGAGAGAAAGAAAGGACTCGGCATAAAAGGGGGAGCAGGAAACTTAAGGACAACATTTTTCTCTGGGATCGCAAACCTAGATTACTCTCATTTTTACTACACAACTTACACCTCAATTCCTCCTATACCTTATCTTCGAAACAAAGATAGTCACCTCTCGAGATTTGCAAACCTTTTCGAGCATAAAAATTTTAAATCTATCTTATTTTACTCAAGAAATAACATAGGAAATCCCACCAATGACACAACTAGAGAAAACGATGAAGTCGTTCTTACAGGTATAAATTTCAGGAACCAATATCTAAACTTAGGTTATCAATACAAAAAGGACAATATTGAACTTATTTTTTCGAACCTAAAATCAAAACAATGGAACGTATCAAACAGATTCACAGGTGATGTCTTTTTAGGTACTACAAATCTTAAGTTAAGAGCCGGTTTTGAATACGAAAGGGAATACTTAAAGGGAAATGGATTTGAAAACACTAATCCTAAAGATGAAAGATTTTACCCATACTTTGCCTTAGAGCTTGTTTTAAACCAGATTATTCCGTACTTTGAAGGAGGAAAAGAAATAGGGGGTGCCCATGAAAGGGAGGGGCCCTTTGTATATAGGGGAGGTCTATTAATTTTTTCAGAAGAGGGTTCTATTTATTTTAATTATTCAAGAGGATTTAGAGCTCCTACTCTATTAGACCTTTATTACCCCTTTTACGGGTCTACAAAGGGAAATCCAGATTTAAAGCCAGAGATTTCTGAAGAGATTGAGGGAGGTTTGAAGGCCTTAAGTAATAATCTGCTATTTATTCTTTCATATTTTAGAAGAAAACTCGAGAAGGGAATTATATGGGCTCCTGATGAAAATTTCATATTTACTCCTCAAAATGTAGAAAAAGTAAAAGTACAGGGACTTGAAAGTCTCCTAAGCTATAAACTCCAAAACTTCCTTGTAAGTATTAACTTTATGCTTTTCAGAGAGAGAAAGAAGATAGAAAAAGATAAAGCAGAAAATTTAATGTTCGTTCCCACGTATACATTAACTTTACTGACAGGCTATTCTCTTAAGGATCTTACTATTAACTATAGAGTTAGATTCTTAGGACCTCACACTTCATTAACACCTCTACTTACAAGGGAAGAGATAAAGTCTATCTATCTTAACGATCTATCCTTTTACTATGAGTTAAATAAGAATTTAAGTATTTCTCTTATTGTTACAAATGTTGACAATAAATGTTATGTAATTCAAATAGGATATCCGCCGGAAAGAAGGAGAGTGCATGCTTTTGTTGAATCAAACTTTTAG
- a CDS encoding iron ABC transporter permease: MIRNNLLLFIILLTLLIFSIFIGPVKTVDKEVILNIRLPRILTVILSGSLLGLSGLFTQTLFKNPIAEPYLLGISAGAALGAFISDTFLPFIPYKNQVSAFLFSQLTVIIVILISIRNGFLPKETLLLSGIALSLLLSSLLSFLIFTSPKERLKIFFWLFGSFSLVEWREFIIVLFSFLIFLSALIFNLNKYDLLLLSDEESTSMGINLKVERIYLSLLIAFATGIVVSIAGIIGFIGLIVPHSSRIIVGSGKHKKVFLPVMLLGAIILLICDNFSRLLLKGAEIPVGVFTSLLGVPFFLFLLFKERRVSF, from the coding sequence TTGATTAGAAACAATCTGCTTTTATTTATTATTTTGCTTACTCTTCTCATCTTTTCTATATTCATTGGACCTGTAAAAACAGTTGACAAAGAGGTAATTTTAAACATAAGATTACCACGAATTTTAACGGTAATTCTTTCAGGTTCGTTACTTGGACTTTCAGGGCTTTTTACTCAAACTCTATTTAAAAATCCAATTGCTGAACCTTATTTACTTGGTATTTCTGCAGGTGCTGCCCTTGGAGCATTTATCTCTGACACATTTTTGCCCTTTATCCCCTATAAAAATCAGGTCTCTGCCTTCCTTTTTTCTCAACTAACCGTTATCATTGTGATTTTAATTTCCATTAGAAATGGATTTTTACCAAAAGAAACGCTTCTTCTATCAGGAATTGCATTATCACTACTTTTATCTAGTCTACTCTCATTTCTGATTTTCACTTCCCCTAAAGAGAGGCTAAAAATCTTCTTTTGGCTCTTTGGATCATTTTCACTTGTTGAATGGCGCGAATTCATTATAGTACTTTTTTCCTTCTTGATTTTTCTTTCTGCCCTGATTTTCAACCTAAACAAATACGACTTACTTTTATTATCCGACGAGGAAAGTACTTCTATGGGTATAAATCTAAAGGTTGAGAGAATCTATCTTTCTCTTTTAATTGCCTTTGCAACTGGTATAGTAGTTTCTATAGCAGGAATTATTGGCTTTATAGGACTTATCGTGCCACACTCAAGTAGAATAATTGTCGGCTCAGGCAAGCATAAAAAAGTTTTTCTACCAGTTATGCTTTTAGGTGCAATTATTCTTCTAATTTGTGATAATTTTTCAAGATTACTTTTAAAAGGGGCCGAAATTCCCGTCGGTGTATTTACCTCTCTCCTGGGCGTTCCCTTTTTTCTTTTTCTCTTATTTAAAGAAAGAAGAGTTAGCTTTTAA
- a CDS encoding glycosyltransferase family 9 protein, whose protein sequence is MKILISPLFGIGDTLMMTPALRLLKENIKDAKIDVFTIFTSTRDVLLYNPFIDNLIYYPLLKNKLRGLFYFLKNISFKKYDHVINFYPTNRKEYNIFSFLTGSKSRIGHSYRHLNFTELNFLKNKRIMEEEKTHNVLENIRLLKEFFKIEIKSIPPLSIYLKDEELNGARKFLSEKGIVDKFLIGVHAGSSVFKGHTGKRWPEKYFLELLRRIKNKIENCFFLIFGSKDDADVNEFLQRNMEEKLIITDKKIREVAALIKQCKIFISNDSGLMHLAAACGVPVLALFGPTSPYKLFPFGVKHRVCFLNLDCSPCFFYSPKPLRCVKNINFKCMKNMDVDFVYEKFIELYKEIN, encoded by the coding sequence GTGAAAATTTTAATTAGTCCCCTTTTTGGTATTGGAGACACCTTAATGATGACTCCTGCTCTAAGGCTATTAAAAGAAAACATAAAGGACGCAAAAATAGACGTCTTCACAATTTTTACTTCCACAAGAGATGTCTTACTTTATAACCCCTTTATCGACAACCTAATTTATTATCCCCTTTTAAAGAATAAGTTAAGGGGACTTTTTTATTTTTTAAAAAACATAAGTTTTAAAAAATATGACCATGTAATTAACTTCTATCCAACAAACAGAAAAGAATATAACATTTTTTCCTTCCTAACAGGTTCTAAATCAAGAATAGGGCACAGCTATAGGCACTTAAATTTTACTGAACTAAATTTTCTAAAAAACAAAAGAATTATGGAAGAAGAAAAAACCCATAATGTCTTAGAAAACATAAGGCTTTTAAAAGAATTTTTTAAAATTGAAATTAAAAGTATTCCTCCTCTTTCAATTTATTTAAAGGATGAAGAACTAAATGGTGCCAGAAAGTTTTTAAGTGAAAAAGGTATTGTAGATAAATTTTTAATAGGAGTTCATGCTGGTTCTAGTGTCTTTAAAGGACACACCGGTAAAAGATGGCCAGAAAAATATTTCCTAGAACTTCTTAGGAGAATAAAAAACAAAATAGAGAACTGTTTCTTTTTAATTTTTGGTTCTAAAGATGATGCTGATGTTAATGAGTTTCTCCAAAGAAATATGGAGGAAAAACTGATAATTACTGATAAAAAAATAAGAGAAGTAGCGGCATTAATAAAACAATGTAAAATCTTTATTTCTAACGATTCAGGACTTATGCATCTTGCAGCAGCTTGTGGTGTACCAGTTCTTGCCCTTTTTGGTCCCACATCTCCCTACAAGCTTTTCCCCTTTGGTGTGAAACATAGAGTTTGTTTTTTAAATCTTGACTGTTCACCCTGCTTTTTCTATTCTCCAAAACCTTTAAGGTGTGTTAAAAACATTAATTTTAAATGTATGAAAAATATGGATGTTGATTTTGTCTATGAAAAATTTATTGAACTTTACAAAGAAATCAATTAA